DNA sequence from the Cronobacter turicensis z3032 genome:
TCGACTGCAACGCCGCGAAGAAGAACAAAAAGTTGTAGCTGATTTGCTTCCAGACCGAGGCGAACACCACCAGGAACATCGCCTGGCCGCTGTTCTGCGAGTGGTTCCAGTAGTAGCCCATCTGTTCGAGCACATGAGTGATAAGCCCGCGTCCGGGGTTAAAGAGGAAAATCCACAGTACGGCGGCGATGGCGGGCGCAACGGCATACGGCAGCAGCATTAGCGTTTGATAGAAACGACTGCCGCGCACCACGTAATCCACGAGGGCGGCGAAAAAAAGCGATATCAGCAGCCCGCTGACGGTCACCAGCGTGCTGAATTTAATGGTGGTCCAGAAGGAATCCAGGTAGTAGCTGTCGTGCAACAACTGGGTAAAGTTCGCCAGCCCGACAAACTGGCTCGATAGCCCGAATGGATCGATGCTCTGTACGGAGTACCAGAGCGCCTCGCCCGCAGGCCAGATAAAAAAGATGACGGTGATAATCAGCTGCGGCGCCAGTAACGCATAGGGCAGCCAGCCTGAACGAAACACCGGACGGGATGATGACATAGAGAAACGCTTTCCTGAAAAATGCCGGGTGCGGGTGCGGGTGCGCCTGCGCCTTACCCGGCCTGGGGATCCAGAGCAGGTAAGCGAAGCGCATACGCCGCGCCAACCCGCTCCCGGCGGTACAATTTCTGGTTCCGTGTAGGGCGGGTAAGCGAAGCGCACCCGCCGTTCGAAACGACACCCGCCGCGCCAACCCGCTCCCGACGTTACGATTTCGTCGACTGCTCGAAGCGGCGCAACAGTTGATTACCACGCTCAACGGCGGAATCCAGCGCCTGCTGCGGGGTTTTCTTGCCGGTCCAGACGCTTTCCAGCTCCTCGTCAACCACGGTACGGATCTGCGGCATATTGCCCAGACGCAGCCCTTTGGTGAACGGCAACGGCGGCTTATTCAGCATCTGACGCGTCGCGATATCCGCGCCCGGGTTCTTCTCATAGAAGCCCTGCTGGCGGGTCAGGTCGTAAGCGGCTTTAGTGATAGGCAGATAACCGGTTTTCTGGTGCCATTGCGCGGCATTTTCCGGCTGCGCGAGGAAGTTCAGGAACTCCGCCACGCCTTTGTACATCGCCTTGTCTTTGCCCTGCATCACCCACAGGCTCGCCCCGCCGATAATGGCGTTCTGCGGCGCGCCTTTCACATCGGCATCGTACGGCATCATGCCCACGCCGTAGTTGAATTTGGCGTAGTGGCGGATATCCGCGAGCGAGCCGGAAGAGGCGGTGGTAATGGCGCAATCGCCGTTGTAGAACTTCTCGGTGGACTCATCCTTACGCCCGAAGTAGCTGAAATCGCCTTTCTTGTTCAGATCTTCAAGCAGAGCGATATGCTTCACCTGCTCCGGCTTATTGAACTCCAGCACCGCGTCAGTGCCGTCAAAGCCGTTGTTTTTGGTGGCGACCGGCAGGCCATGCCAGGCGCTGAAGTTTTCAATCTGGATCCAGCCCTGCCAGCCGCTGGCGTAGCCGCACTTCATGCCAGAGGCTTTCAGCTTCGCGGTATAGGCCGCGAGATCCTGCCAGGTTTTCGGCGGCTGCTCCGGGTCTAAGCCCGCTTTTTTGAACGCGTCTTTGTTGTAATAGAGCACAGGCGTCGAGCTGTTGAACGGCTGAGAGAGCAGATGGCCGCTTTTCGCGTCGGTGTAATAGCCAGACACGGTCGGCACAAACTGCGACTCATCGAATGTAATGCCAGCATCGTTGAACACTTCGTACACAGGTTTGATGGCTTTGGACGCCATCATGGTGGCGGTACCTACTTCGTAGACCTGCAAAATCGCGGGCGCATTGCCGGTACGGAAAGCGGCGATCCCGGCCGCCAGGCTCTGCTCGTAGTTACCTTTATAAACCGGCTCGATTTTGTATTCCGGGTGCGCCTGGTTGAACCGCTGCGCCAGCGAATTCACCTCTTTGCCCAGTTCCCCTTCCATCGAATGCCAGAACGGAATGGTGGTGGCGGCCATCGCCTGGCTGCTCAGCGCCCATCCCAGAGCCACACAAATTGCTGTACGTCGTAACGAAGCTGTCATGTCTGTTATCTCTCTGATTATGCGTCGTTTGAGATGCGCGAAATCACGCGTTTTATGCTCGCGAGCTAACATGACATGCGCGTATGACAGAAAAATAACTGAATAGTGACAAGATAGTGACGCAACAGCGGCAGAGAAATGACGCGCCGGTGATGGTCTGGTGACGCAGGTTAAACGCGAAGTTGGGCCCTTGCCCGGCTCACGGGAGAGAGATGAAGAGGCCCGGCACGCGTTGCGCCGCCGGGCCGTACAGGCGAATCAACCGCCGAGATATGCGCTGCGCACCGCTTCGTTAGCGAGCAGCGCTTCGCCGGTATCTTCCAGCACCACGTGACCGTTCTCCAGCACGTAGCCGCGATCGGCGAGCTTCAGCGCCTGGTTGGCGTTCTGCTCAACCAGGAAAATCGTCATCCCCTCTTTGCGCAGCTGCTCGATGGTGTCGAAAATCTGCTGGATGATGATCGGCGCAAGACCAAGCGACGGTTCATCCAGCAACAGCAGGCGCGGCTGGCTCATCAGCGCGCGCCCAATCGCCAGCATCTGCTGTTCGCCGCCGGACATCGTCCCGGCGCGCTGAATGCGGCGCTCGTGCAGGCGCGGAAAGAGATCGTACACGCGCTGAATACGTTCCTGATATTGCGAGCGGTCGGCGAAGAAGCCGCCCATCGCCAGGTTCTCTTCCACCGTCATGCGGGAAAAGACGCGGCGGCCTTCCGGCACAATCGCCACCGCTTCACGCATGATTTTCGCGGTCTGCCAGTCGGTAATGTCTTTACCATCAAAGACGATTTTTCCGGTGCTCGCGCGCGGGTCGCCGCACAGCGTGCCGAGTAGCGTGGTTTTACCGGCGCCGTTCGCGCCGATAAGGGTGACGATTTCACCCTGCCGGATATGCAGACTGACCTCATGCAGCGCCTGGATTTTGCCGTAGTGCGCGCTCACCCTGTCAAAAGATAACATCACGTTTTCCATCTTATGCCTCACCCAGGTATGCGCGAATCACGTCGGGGTTGTTGCGGATCTGCTCCGGCGTGCCGTTGGCAAGCGGCGTCCCCTGGTTTACCACGTAAATACGGTCTGAAATGCCCATCACCAGTTTCATGTCGTGCTCAATCAGCAGAATGGTCGTGTTGTGATGGTTGCGCAGCTCCACGATCAGCTCGTCCAGCTCTTTGGTCTCTTTCGGGTTCAGGCCCGCCGCCGGTTCATCAAGCATCAGAATGGCGGGTTGGGTCACCATGCAGCGGGCGATCTCCAGACGGCGCTGGTCGCCATACGCCAGGTTGCCCGCCTGGCGGTTGGCGTGCTGCAACAGGTTGATACGCTCAAGCCAGGTGGCGGCGCGATCGAGCGCTTCGCTATGCGCGCGGCGAAACGCCGGGGTTTTCAGCAGGCCGGAAAAAAGACCCGATTTAAGCTGCTGGTGTTGCGCCACCAGCAGGTTTTCAATCACCGTCATTTCACGGAACAGACGTACGTGCTGGAAGGTACGCACCACGCCCAGGCGGGCGATTTGCTGACCCGGCAGCCCTTCGAGATGCTGGTCGCGCAGCATAATGGTGCCGCCGGTTGGTTTATAGAAGCCGGTCAGGCAGTTGAATACCGTGGTCTTGCCGGCGCCGTTCGGGCCAATCAGCGAGACGATTTCACGCTCGCGCAGCTCAAGAGAGACATTATTGACGGCAAGCAGGCCGCCAAAGCGCATCATCAGGCCGCTGACGGATAATAAAGGCTGACTCATGCCTGCTCTCCTTTACGGCTCACACCATTTTTCAGTTTCAGCTGCGGGCGCGTCATCGGCA
Encoded proteins:
- the ugpA gene encoding sn-glycerol-3-phosphate transport system permease protein ugpA yields the protein MSSSRPVFRSGWLPYALLAPQLIITVIFFIWPAGEALWYSVQSIDPFGLSSQFVGLANFTQLLHDSYYLDSFWTTIKFSTLVTVSGLLISLFFAALVDYVVRGSRFYQTLMLLPYAVAPAIAAVLWIFLFNPGRGLITHVLEQMGYYWNHSQNSGQAMFLVVFASVWKQISYNFLFFFAALQSIPRSLVEAAAIDGAGPVRRFFKLSLPLIAPVSFFLLVVNLVYAFFDTFPVIDAATAGGPVQATTTLIYKIYREGFAGLDLSTSAAQSVVLMVLVIILTVVQFRYVESKVRYQ
- the ugpB gene encoding sn-glycerol-3-phosphate-binding periplasmic protein ugpB; translation: MFLSYAHVMLAREHKTRDFAHLKRRIIREITDMTASLRRTAICVALGWALSSQAMAATTIPFWHSMEGELGKEVNSLAQRFNQAHPEYKIEPVYKGNYEQSLAAGIAAFRTGNAPAILQVYEVGTATMMASKAIKPVYEVFNDAGITFDESQFVPTVSGYYTDAKSGHLLSQPFNSSTPVLYYNKDAFKKAGLDPEQPPKTWQDLAAYTAKLKASGMKCGYASGWQGWIQIENFSAWHGLPVATKNNGFDGTDAVLEFNKPEQVKHIALLEDLNKKGDFSYFGRKDESTEKFYNGDCAITTASSGSLADIRHYAKFNYGVGMMPYDADVKGAPQNAIIGGASLWVMQGKDKAMYKGVAEFLNFLAQPENAAQWHQKTGYLPITKAAYDLTRQQGFYEKNPGADIATRQMLNKPPLPFTKGLRLGNMPQIRTVVDEELESVWTGKKTPQQALDSAVERGNQLLRRFEQSTKS
- the livF gene encoding High-affinity branched-chain amino acid transport ATP-binding protein livF, with product MLSFDRVSAHYGKIQALHEVSLHIRQGEIVTLIGANGAGKTTLLGTLCGDPRASTGKIVFDGKDITDWQTAKIMREAVAIVPEGRRVFSRMTVEENLAMGGFFADRSQYQERIQRVYDLFPRLHERRIQRAGTMSGGEQQMLAIGRALMSQPRLLLLDEPSLGLAPIIIQQIFDTIEQLRKEGMTIFLVEQNANQALKLADRGYVLENGHVVLEDTGEALLANEAVRSAYLGG
- the livG gene encoding High-affinity branched-chain amino acid transport ATP-binding protein livG, which encodes MSQPLLSVSGLMMRFGGLLAVNNVSLELREREIVSLIGPNGAGKTTVFNCLTGFYKPTGGTIMLRDQHLEGLPGQQIARLGVVRTFQHVRLFREMTVIENLLVAQHQQLKSGLFSGLLKTPAFRRAHSEALDRAATWLERINLLQHANRQAGNLAYGDQRRLEIARCMVTQPAILMLDEPAAGLNPKETKELDELIVELRNHHNTTILLIEHDMKLVMGISDRIYVVNQGTPLANGTPEQIRNNPDVIRAYLGEA